Proteins from one Malaya genurostris strain Urasoe2022 chromosome 2, Malgen_1.1, whole genome shotgun sequence genomic window:
- the LOC131427884 gene encoding uncharacterized protein LOC131427884 has protein sequence MASLMLPAMIRILEDSGDSGVTIRALLSHVRNLPAYRTVPGHDVRQTFDEKLEIANAYGLVSLRGDRVRLTVNCRTTEAPSFCSALSTLEAELNPPADTTANHRHVTASHPQQRESTHSSVSGTPVVRLAAPRSRSAGRRRSRRRSASRSRSRSRARARR, from the exons ATGGCGTCTCTAATGTTGCCCGCAATGATCAGAATTTTGGAGGACTCCGGTGATTCGG GTGTTACCATTCGAGCTTTGCTATCGCATGTTCGCAATCTACCCGCCTATCGAACAGTTCCGGGCCATGATGTGCGCCAAACTTTCGACGAGAAGCTGGAAATCGCAAATGCCTACGGTTTGGTTTCACTGCGTGGAGATCGCGTCCGGCTGACGGTAAACTGTCGTACCACGGAAGCACCCAGTTTCTGTTCAGCTCTGTCGACACTGGAAGCGGAACTTAACCCGCCAGCCGATACGACAGCCAATCACCGACACGTCACAGCGTCACACCCCCAGCAGCGAGAGTCGACCCATAGCTCCGTTTCGGGAACACCCGTTGTTAGACTAGCGGCGCCACGATCTAGAAGTGCAGGACGACGCCGCTCCCGTCGGCGATCAGCTTCTCGGTCCCGATCTCGTTCCCGTGCACGTGCCCGTCGCTGA